The segment ATGCTGGCCACAAGTTCGTGATGACTACGGGCCGGCCGCTTACGAGCGTGAAGCAACTGGCGGAGCAGTACGGGTTTCTGGAACCGGGATTTTTCCTTGTGAGTTTCAACGGCGGGCTTATCTACGATTGCGGCGAGAAGAAACCGATTCTCACGCGCTACATTCCTGTTGACGAGGTCAAGGCCATCATGGATGCTGCGCATGCCCGCGGGATGCACGCGCACACCTACTCGGGCGACCTCGTTGTTTCGGAATATGAGACGGAACAGCTCAAGACGTATTGCCGCCTGATGAAGATGGATTACGTGGTGGTGAAGGATATTCGCGAGTATTACGGCGAGTTCGTGAATGTCGTAGTGAAGCCGCCCATCAAGGTGAACATCATTACGCCCTTCGAACATTCGGGCCTCGTGGATTTTCGCACCGAAATGCGGAAGACTACTGAGGGCAGGCTTTTCGACGTGTTCAGCAAGCCCGAGATGCTCGAGTTTTCGCACATGCAGAGCAACAAGGGAGCTGCAGTGAAGTTCATGGCCGACTTTTACAAGGTGCCGGTTGCCGATACGATTGCGGTGGGCGACGAAGAGAACGATTGCCCCATGATCGAAGCGGCCGGTGTCGGAGTCGCGATGGCGAATGCATCGCAGGTGGCGAAGGACATTGCCGACTACGTGACCGCAAACGACAACAACCACTCGGGAATCGCCGAGGTTATCGAGAAGTTCGTGTTGCAAAGTTGATTTTTTAAGGGGAAAACGATGAATTGCTATAGGAAGGAAAAAATGAACTTGTTCGGTGCGGCTTTTGTTGCCGTGTCTGTGCTGTTTTTAGCGGCGTGTGCCGACGAAGAGTCTACCGATCCGGGGGATAGGGAAAATCCGGCCATACACGATACCGATGTCTATACCCAGGCCAAGAGTTCTGATGAATACAAGAATCCCGATGTAGAATATGGCAAAATGACCGACCCGCGTGATGGAAAGGTCTACAGGACGGTAAAGATTGGTAACCTGGAATGGATGGCGGAAAACCTGAACTTTTCGGATTCGGAATTGTTGCCCAATATCGCTGATGGTAACTGGTGCTATGAGGACGATACCTCGTTTTGCAATGTGGGTGGCCGCCTTTATACATGGACGGCCGCGATGAATCTGTCGCCGGATATGCAGAATGCCAGTGTGTGGTACTATAGGAGCCCGTCTGCGTCGGAAAGGCGCGGCGTTTGTCCCGAGGGGTGGGTCGTTCCGTCGTACAGTGAATTCTGGTCCCTTGTCGTGAAGACAGGTTCAACGGGTCGCGCGGGTTTACTGCTCAAGTCGACTAAGGGTTGGCGTGACGGAAATGTTGGCAAGGATACATTGGGCTTTACCGCACTACCTCTTGGGTTCTATGTAGATGGCAAATCGTATAATGCCGGATTCGAGAGCATATTCTGGACTTCGGATGAAGAGGATTATGGTGTAAACAATGCAAGGAGCATGAAAATTTCGTATGATAGCGATGAGTTCGAACTAGATACAGAAAAGAAGTGGTTTGGTTTTTCTGTACGTTGCGTGAAAGATACCTCGGTGATAAGGGTTGCTCGCGAAGATAGCGTCAGCCGGATGGATGAACTGGAACGCCTCAAGGACCTTTTTGATACGGCCAAGGTGGTAAAGGGAACCTTTGTTGATCCGCGAGACAAACGTGAATACCGTACCGTGAAGATTGGGGACCAGACATGGATGGCCGAGAACATGGTCTATCAAGCAGATGATTCCGTTTCGGCATGCTATGCACGTAAGGATTCCCTTTGTAAGATATATGGTCGGCTTTATTCGTATGAATTTGCCCGGGATTCCGTATGCCCTGAGGGCTGGACTCTCCCTACGCGGGCGAATTATGAGGTCTTGCGTAAGTGGACTGGACATGCCGATGTGGTCGACATCTATTATATCGATATCTCTGCCCTCACATTGAAGAGCAAGGAAACTTGGACCGATTATAAAAAAGGTGGAGATGCACACGACGGAAGTGGCCTTGATCTCTATGGTTTTGGTGTGCTGGCTGGGGGAAGGGGTACAATTGGTGTTGAAGCTGATTCCTTCTTCAATAGGGGAGAGAGCGCACACCTTTGGGTCCATGATAATGGTGACGGATATTATTTTTCCATAGACTTTAGCAATAACGATTATAGTACGGGCTATAGTGGTCGTGGTCAAAAAGGGTTGGCCAGTGTCCGGTGTATCCAGGGCGATAAACCCGTCTATTATGAATGTCCCGTCGATACATCTAAATACAAAGTTCCTTCGTATACGGGGGTTGATTCCTCGATTACTAAAGGTGGCTACCTGCAGGATTTGCGAAATAACAAGTATTACAAGGTTGTGACTATCGGTAAGCAAACCTGGATGGCCGAAAACCTGAATATCGGCGTAGACGAATATCAGGATCGAATCGCTTGTTATAGGAACGATGACGAAGAATGTGATTCACTTGGTACTTATTTCAAGTGGGACGATGCCATGGATTTCAAGAGCGTATTTACTTCGGTTGATGATTATTATTGCCGGCACAATGAAGAACGTCGCGGCGTTTGCCCCAAGGGATGGCACCTGCCTTCTGAAGATGAATGGCGCGAACTGATTGAAACTGTTGGCGATTCGCTTTCGGCAAACCATATACTCAAATCCAAGAACGGATGGCAGCAGGAAAGTGGGCTCGATACCTATGGCTTCAATGCGGTTTCTGGTGGGTACAATCCCGGTAGCAGGTGGTCTACCGGAAGGGAACGCTTTGCTTATTTTTGGTCGAGAACAGAATCGTCGAGGGAAGTGGCTAGGGGCATCTCGTTCAGTGGTGAAAACTGTTCGTTCGTGAAAATGGATTTTGTAGAAAAGGGGACGAACATGCCCGTTCGCTGCTTGAAGGATGAAGCATTGCTTTCGGAAGCGGTTGAGTTGGTCCCTTACGAGAGTCCGGAACACTGCGTAGAGAAACCGGTTACCTATGTATTCGATGACTCTGTGCGTAAGGCCGCCAGCCTGTATGACGAGGAGAAGAATACGCTTCTCGACAAGCGCGATGGCCGTACCTACAAGACGACGAAAATCGGTTCGCAAATCTGGATGGCGGAAAACCTCGCCTTCGATTACGATATCGGTTCCGCGAAGAATTTCTGCATTTATAGTAATGCGGATTCCTGCAGTAAGTACGGCTTGTACTATACGTGGTCTGCGGCTATGGATTCTGCAGGCGAATTTAGGGGAAACGGGGCGGATTCGATTGTGCGCGGCATTTGCCCGTCGGGTTGGCACCTTCCCTCGAAGCAGGAATGGTACGACCTGGTGGAAATCGTAACGGGGGAACCGTTTGACCAGAGTTATGGATACACGATGAACCAAATTGAATATACCCAGAGGGTGCTGAAATCTGTTGACGGATGGGCGAGTTCTGCTTACGCAGGGATAGACAGCGTCGATTTTTACGGGTATCCCATGGGGAATTGGATCGGTTCCAAGAAAAAATATGAGGATGTTGGGTCGACAGCTTATTATTGGTCTACCGAATCGATTGACGCGAAGTATGCCAGCATATTTGCCCTGCATGCGACGAATGCCTACATGCTTGTACACGTCTTCTCGAAAGGGGATGCGATTCCTGTCCGTTGTCTCAAAGATTGATTTTCTATAATTGGGTTCATGGAAGA is part of the Fibrobacter sp. UWR2 genome and harbors:
- a CDS encoding Cof-type HAD-IIB family hydrolase gives rise to the protein MKILFTDLDGTLLTDDKRISETDMRSIRAMIDAGHKFVMTTGRPLTSVKQLAEQYGFLEPGFFLVSFNGGLIYDCGEKKPILTRYIPVDEVKAIMDAAHARGMHAHTYSGDLVVSEYETEQLKTYCRLMKMDYVVVKDIREYYGEFVNVVVKPPIKVNIITPFEHSGLVDFRTEMRKTTEGRLFDVFSKPEMLEFSHMQSNKGAAVKFMADFYKVPVADTIAVGDEENDCPMIEAAGVGVAMANASQVAKDIADYVTANDNNHSGIAEVIEKFVLQS
- a CDS encoding FISUMP domain-containing protein; translation: MNLFGAAFVAVSVLFLAACADEESTDPGDRENPAIHDTDVYTQAKSSDEYKNPDVEYGKMTDPRDGKVYRTVKIGNLEWMAENLNFSDSELLPNIADGNWCYEDDTSFCNVGGRLYTWTAAMNLSPDMQNASVWYYRSPSASERRGVCPEGWVVPSYSEFWSLVVKTGSTGRAGLLLKSTKGWRDGNVGKDTLGFTALPLGFYVDGKSYNAGFESIFWTSDEEDYGVNNARSMKISYDSDEFELDTEKKWFGFSVRCVKDTSVIRVAREDSVSRMDELERLKDLFDTAKVVKGTFVDPRDKREYRTVKIGDQTWMAENMVYQADDSVSACYARKDSLCKIYGRLYSYEFARDSVCPEGWTLPTRANYEVLRKWTGHADVVDIYYIDISALTLKSKETWTDYKKGGDAHDGSGLDLYGFGVLAGGRGTIGVEADSFFNRGESAHLWVHDNGDGYYFSIDFSNNDYSTGYSGRGQKGLASVRCIQGDKPVYYECPVDTSKYKVPSYTGVDSSITKGGYLQDLRNNKYYKVVTIGKQTWMAENLNIGVDEYQDRIACYRNDDEECDSLGTYFKWDDAMDFKSVFTSVDDYYCRHNEERRGVCPKGWHLPSEDEWRELIETVGDSLSANHILKSKNGWQQESGLDTYGFNAVSGGYNPGSRWSTGRERFAYFWSRTESSREVARGISFSGENCSFVKMDFVEKGTNMPVRCLKDEALLSEAVELVPYESPEHCVEKPVTYVFDDSVRKAASLYDEEKNTLLDKRDGRTYKTTKIGSQIWMAENLAFDYDIGSAKNFCIYSNADSCSKYGLYYTWSAAMDSAGEFRGNGADSIVRGICPSGWHLPSKQEWYDLVEIVTGEPFDQSYGYTMNQIEYTQRVLKSVDGWASSAYAGIDSVDFYGYPMGNWIGSKKKYEDVGSTAYYWSTESIDAKYASIFALHATNAYMLVHVFSKGDAIPVRCLKD